From the Motacilla alba alba isolate MOTALB_02 chromosome Z, Motacilla_alba_V1.0_pri, whole genome shotgun sequence genome, one window contains:
- the LOC119695274 gene encoding butyrophilin subfamily 1 member A1-like translates to MAFFLKPRPCTWDLALDYHTAKQFEVDVTLDPATVGPEVILSEDLKEATWGRPRCQWPEGPGRFDTDPCMLGSEGFTSGRHYWEVEANGRFWAVGVARESVQRKGRVLFKPNTEIWGLQKYDELCVALTAPSNTSVPLLNGEIGVYLDYEVGQVSFYAVSSRQRIFTFPVASFSGERVFPYFCVLLSTIKLSPKG, encoded by the exons ATGGCTTTCTTCCTCAAACCACGGCCATGCACGTGGGACCTTGCCCTGGACTACCACACTGCCAAACAGTTTGAAG tggATGTAACCCTGGATCCAGCCACAGTGGGTCCAGAGGTGATCCTCTCTGAGGACCTCAAAGAAGCCACCTGGGGTAGACCTCGATGCCAGTGGCCTGAGGGTCCAGGCCGGTTCGACACAGACCCATGCATGCTGGGCAGCGAGGGCTTCACCTCGGGCCGTCACTACTGGGAGGTGGAGGCCAATGGGCGCTTCTGGGCCGTGGGGGTGGCCCGTGAGTCAGTTCAGAGGAAAGGCCGGGTCCTCTTCAAGCCCAACACTGAAATTTGGGGCTTGCAGAAGTATGATGAGCTCTGCGTTGCTCTCACAGCTCCATCCAACACCTCTGTCCCACTCCTCAATGGGGAGATTGGGGTCTACCTGGACTATGAGGTGGGACAGGTCTCTTTCTACGCTGTCAGCAGCCGCCAACGTATCTTCACTTTTCCTGTGGCCTCCTTCAGTGGGGAGAGGGTCTTCCCCTACTTTTGCGTGCTCCTCTCAACCATTAAACTGTCCCCCAAGGGCTGA